AAAGAACCTCGGGAGCCACGGCAGGATTGTCGTCTCGGATATCATCCGGCTCGTGGATGATCCCCCGGCCGAACAGCCAGTACCAAATTCGATTAACCGCGTTCTTAGCGAACCACGGATTCTTTGGCGAGATCAACCAGTCCGCGAACACCTGGCGGGGATCACGATCGGCCGGCAATTGAATTTTGACCCCGTCAGGAAACATCGCTTCCCTGGGCGGAGCCTGCTGTGTTGCGGCGCTGCCAGCGTAAGGATCCCAGCTCACGATCTCCTCTTTCCATTCCATTGTCGGCTTAAAACTGATCTGCGAGAAAAAGGCCGCCATGCCTTCAAGTTTTTCCCGCGGCCATTGATCTGTCCGAACGCCCATGAAAGTGAGTGCAACAACCTGGGCAATGCCTTTGGGACTTCGATCTTGCGTGGCGCGATAAAAATTCACAGGCCCCACCCGAAAGTTGCTGCCGCTCGACGTGAGAAGTTCCCGCACAAACTGGTCGTAAGGCTTATTTCTCGCCAGAGAAGAATACAGCCACCTGTTATACGCTTGCACGGCGTTAGGCCACAGGTTAATGGGGAATTCTGCCTTGATTCGGAGAACGTCTCCCCATCGCATGGTCCAGTAATCGGCGTACTCCGGCCGATTGAGCAACTCGTCAATCAGCCGTTCCCTCTTTCGCGGATCGCGATCTTCGAGAAACTTCCTCGCCTCGCTTTCCGTGGGCAATGTGCCAATCAGATCGAGATAAACCCGTCTGAGAAAGACTGCGTCCGAACAGATGAGTGCGGGAGTGATGCCCTGCTCCTTCCACCTCGCCGCCAAGAGTTCGTCAATCCGATTGCGGACGCTGAACTCCTGGTTGCTGTCGAACGGCTCAACCGGTTCGGGAGGAATGGCGGCAAACGTCGCCGTAACTGTCAAGGCAGCCAAGAGGAAACCGATCGGGACGGGGTTCCGCATGAGATACCTTTTTCAAAAGCCAGCAAGACGGAAAACAAATCCACCTGTCATTTCCCTCCAGAGAGTAATAGCGCGAGACGGCACGAGTGCACGAAAGCCGAGAGTCTCAAAAAACGAGACGCTCAAGGGAGGCCCTTGAAAAGACCGCCGAGCCTACAGTGACCGAAAATGCAACTCCAAAAGGTGACCAATCGCAGAGAACCAGCAGCCCGGGGGCCACGGCTTATCGCAAAGAATGGTCATTAACCGCGGGCGTCCAACCGGCAGGTACCGGTTCCGTTCCAAGTTCAGAAATCACCATTTCCCACTCGGAGGGATCCCTTGGCAATAGCGTCATTCAGGAACCACATACGTACCCCGAATGAGCCCGCGAATGACCTCCACGCAGTCATCTGCCTTAATTCTCC
This is a stretch of genomic DNA from Thermogutta terrifontis. It encodes these proteins:
- a CDS encoding DUF1549 and DUF1553 domain-containing protein; protein product: MRNPVPIGFLLAALTVTATFAAIPPEPVEPFDSNQEFSVRNRIDELLAARWKEQGITPALICSDAVFLRRVYLDLIGTLPTESEARKFLEDRDPRKRERLIDELLNRPEYADYWTMRWGDVLRIKAEFPINLWPNAVQAYNRWLYSSLARNKPYDQFVRELLTSSGSNFRVGPVNFYRATQDRSPKGIAQVVALTFMGVRTDQWPREKLEGMAAFFSQISFKPTMEWKEEIVSWDPYAGSAATQQAPPREAMFPDGVKIQLPADRDPRQVFADWLISPKNPWFAKNAVNRIWYWLFGRGIIHEPDDIRDDNPAVAPEVLSYLESELVRSGWDLKHIYRLICNSATYQLSCISRSQNPQASIYFAYYPMRRLDAEVLIDAICQITGTSEEYWSMVPEPYTIIPQGERAIRLGDASITSAFLELFGRPPRDVGLVSERTNRMTASQRLHLLNSSHILRKIEEGPGLEWARTSYANPRQTVTRLYLTILSRYPTEKEWQILKQTTAKSSRLSREMVVDLIWALMNSTEFLYRH